The Chloroflexota bacterium sequence TTTGCCGTCCAGCAGGAGGACCTGGAGCCAGCTGCGTTGGAGCAGGGCAGCCAGCAGCAGGTGCAGCGAGGTGGATTTTCCGCTTCGTGTCTTGCCGGTAATGAGAAGGCGCATGGTGGTCCTCGGCCATGTGGTGCGCCCAAGGTGTTCCCGCGGGTGACTCTAGCACGGGCGTTCGCTTTCGTCAAGCAGGCGAGTTGCGCGGAACGGATGTTCGGGTACAATGATGTCAAGATGTCAGAATGTCAAAATGACTTTGGAGTCGAAATTCGCAGCGGGAAGGGGAACGACCAGGAGAAGTAAGAAGGAAGGAGTACGAGATGATTGCTGTGATGCTGATGATTTCGGTTGTGTTTGGGATGCAGACGCAGGGGTGCAACTTGCCGCCTGGGGTGTTGTTACCGGCGCCGGACGGGTGTGTGGGAGAGTTTCCGGTGGCGCGGCCGGTTGAGCCGATTCCGCCGGCGTGTATCTCGGGGACCGAGGTGTATCGCTGGATCGAGGCGGGGCAGCCGGTGGTGGAACTGACCGTGTGGGTGGATCATCCTGAGCTATGCGAGCCCGGGCAGTGTGTCGGCGAACTGCGTTTGGCGCGCTACGGCGCTGGTGACTGGGAGTTGTCCGCCATCGATGCGGGGGAGTCGTGCGCCAAGGATGAAGCGCCGCTGGCGTGGGCCACCATGGAAGCGCTGAACCGCTGGTCGGCAGGGTGGGATGTTTACACGGGGAGCTTGCCTGAAGGCTACCTTGAGCTGATGGAGATGCTCGGCGTGTATCGCATGTTTTTCCCGTTCGCTGTGAAGTAAGCGTTGTTGGCGGGAGCGAAACGCAATGATGCCCGGTCAAGGATTGGGGGAAATCTCCCGACCGGGCACCGATATGTATATTCTACCACCACATGAGCGGGGTGTCAAACAGCGTTGGGTCGAACAGACATTTCTGATCGATCCGCTGACGTTCGAGTTATGGCATTTTCACCACCAGGGGAAGCCATATCTGCAGCGGTTCCGGCGTCGCCGTAGGTGTGGCCGTGGGCGTGGTCACCTGGCTTGACCTAACCCACCAGCCGAATCAAATCACCTGAAGTTTAGGCGTGGTCATACCAACCAAATGGGCCATCGTGATGTGAAAGAGCTCTATCGGTCTTGGTCCTTGACGGCGCCGATGAATTTGGGCTAACGAGTCACGTACTGATGAGCTGTCTCGATGGCAGCCTTCACGTTTTCCAATGGTGTGGTGGCGCCCACATTGCAGAGGTAGAGCGCGAATCGGCCACCGTCGCTGCCCTCCTTAACGTAGTGACTTACCCGATCTCGCACTGCGGCCGGGCTGGCCTCGGCCAAAAAAGCCGCACCAACCCCGAGGATCAAGGGCAGGTCGTGGCGTTGCGCATAGCGCTTGTAGAAGGCTGGCCCCAGCCGGTCCACGTCCGGGTCCTGTCCCTGCACCCAGTCCGGATTCGCTAGCCGTTTCAGGTTGAGGATAGCGTCCGGTGCCTTGCTGCAATGCTCACCCGCCCAGTTGGCCACGTAGACACCTGGGCCACACAGCGCCCGCAACCTTTGAATGGGGGGCAGGGCCCAGTCGCGCAGGATATCGGTATTGATAATCGGAAACGACGCCGTGGCGTCGGCACCCGATACCCGCACTGCGGCCGGAAACTGCCGTTGTTGAAAACGAATCCATGGTACCAGAACCTCCTCCGTGACCCGATCGAGAAGGTTGTGGGCGAAATCAGGATCAAGGTAGATGTCAACGAGGAACTGCTCGATGCCGCGCAGGTTTGTGGCCAGCGTGAATGGGGCGCAGAAGGCCAGGGTGGGCTCGATTCCGGTCAGCTCCCTGAATAGCCGGTACATCTCGATCACGTTGGCAAAGCGACCCGCGCTGGCGAAGTCGGGGGTTTTTATCCGGCGCAGATCGGCCCGATCGCGGATCAGTGGTCGCCTGCGATCGATATCTGGCATGCCCGAGCTACCTCGAATCAGCGCCTGACCCAAGGCTTCGGCCTCGATGTTGTAGACATCGAAAGTGATCGAGGCGACATCTAGCCCGATTGCTGCCTGCGCCTGCAAAAGGGCTGGCACCAATAAGGCGGCCCGGTTATAGAAGCAGCTGGCATCAGCGCCGTACCTAGCTACAGCGAAGTCGTGCATTTGCGCGTAGACAGGCACGTGGTCGGCTATCCCCACCATCGCGTCGGCCATCAGACGGGCACCTTGCTGAAAAAAGGCGAATCTCGGCTGGTTCACGGTGAAATGGGGTTCGAGGTCAAGAATCCTCTCGGGATCTTCCGGCTGCTAGCCGGTAGCGCATAGAATCTGGCGTCCCTGCCGAATGGCCGGACAGGGACGCCTTCCGCGTGTGCGCAGGGCGCATTCAGGTCAGCCAGGCACCGCCGAAGAACGCGTCCAGAGGAATTTTGGCCGGTTGTTCGGCTACGATGATATCGATCAGCGCCTCCATCAAAGGCAACGCGCCTGGGGCCAGCAGGCCTTGCCTCGTCAACCCAGGCAGGGCCTGCCCGAGCTGACGGATGACATAGACCGACTCCAGGGTTTCGCCGGCCATGATCTGCAGCGCCTCGTCGATGCTGTGGCCTAGGCCTAGGAGTCTGCCCAAGCGCACGGTACGGCCACCCATCGAGGTGACATACAGATCGCCGGCTCCGGGTAGCCCAGCCGCGAACTGCCGGGATCCGCCCACCAGGTTCAGCAGTTGCTCGATTTCCGTGCATGCCTGGCCGAAAGTCGCCGCAGCCAGGTTGAACATGTGGGCACCGGTCTCATCCACACCACCCGCTTTTTCCAGGATACCCTGGGCCATGCCGACGGCCAGCGTGTAAGCGTTCTTCAAGGCCGCGCAGTATTCTATGCCGACCAGGTCAGCGGTGGGAAAGATGTGATAGTAGGTAGTGTGGAATATGGCTGCCAGCTTGCAAGCTGCGTCGAAATCGCGACAACCAAAGGTGACACAGCTAGGGCGCCGGCCCGCCAGTTCTCCGGCGATACACGGCCCACCCACCGCGGCGATGGCGACACGATCACGCACGTTTTCAGGCAGTGTGTTGCGCAGCACGTCCGGCAGGATAATCAGGTCGCCGGAAGGTGTGGCCTCCAAGCCCTTGGTAATGGCGATGATCATCTGCCCCGGCCTGACGTGGGGACCGATCGCGTCCCCGATCCAGTGTGCTCCGAGGGAGTTGACGCCACTGACGATGACGTCAACTCCCTCCAGGGCCTCGCCAATCTCTTCCACGAAGAAGGGACGGACGCTCGCCGGCAGTTGCCGATTCAACCGGGGATGGATCCGCCGACTACGGCAACTGGTG is a genomic window containing:
- a CDS encoding uroporphyrinogen decarboxylase family protein; translated protein: MNQPRFAFFQQGARLMADAMVGIADHVPVYAQMHDFAVARYGADASCFYNRAALLVPALLQAQAAIGLDVASITFDVYNIEAEALGQALIRGSSGMPDIDRRRPLIRDRADLRRIKTPDFASAGRFANVIEMYRLFRELTGIEPTLAFCAPFTLATNLRGIEQFLVDIYLDPDFAHNLLDRVTEEVLVPWIRFQQRQFPAAVRVSGADATASFPIINTDILRDWALPPIQRLRALCGPGVYVANWAGEHCSKAPDAILNLKRLANPDWVQGQDPDVDRLGPAFYKRYAQRHDLPLILGVGAAFLAEASPAAVRDRVSHYVKEGSDGGRFALYLCNVGATTPLENVKAAIETAHQYVTR
- a CDS encoding glycerol-3-phosphate dehydrogenase produces the protein MTTVAIVGAGLMGTATAYPLSDNGHNVRLVGTHLDRDIITSCRSRRIHPRLNRQLPASVRPFFVEEIGEALEGVDVIVSGVNSLGAHWIGDAIGPHVRPGQMIIAITKGLEATPSGDLIILPDVLRNTLPENVRDRVAIAAVGGPCIAGELAGRRPSCVTFGCRDFDAACKLAAIFHTTYYHIFPTADLVGIEYCAALKNAYTLAVGMAQGILEKAGGVDETGAHMFNLAAATFGQACTEIEQLLNLVGGSRQFAAGLPGAGDLYVTSMGGRTVRLGRLLGLGHSIDEALQIMAGETLESVYVIRQLGQALPGLTRQGLLAPGALPLMEALIDIIVAEQPAKIPLDAFFGGAWLT